In Fibrobacter sp. UWH6, a single genomic region encodes these proteins:
- the frr gene encoding ribosome recycling factor: MADYQVKMDKAIEATEREFTKIRAGQASPAILNDIRIDYYGTPTPISQVAKVSVPEPRMLLVAPWEKALVDLIEKAIYAANIGLTPMKDGNSIRVSLPILTTERRQELAKVARKHAEDGRVAIRNIRRDANDAIKKDKEMPEDEAKKQQDEIQKATDKAIAKIDALLAAKEADILKV, encoded by the coding sequence ATGGCAGATTATCAAGTTAAGATGGACAAGGCTATTGAAGCTACTGAACGTGAATTCACCAAGATCCGCGCTGGACAGGCTTCTCCCGCTATCCTGAACGACATTCGTATCGACTATTATGGCACTCCCACTCCTATCTCCCAGGTGGCTAAGGTTTCCGTTCCGGAACCCCGTATGCTTCTGGTTGCTCCGTGGGAAAAGGCTCTGGTGGACCTGATCGAAAAGGCTATCTACGCAGCAAACATCGGTCTGACTCCCATGAAGGATGGCAACTCCATTCGCGTTAGCCTCCCGATCCTCACTACCGAACGTCGTCAGGAGCTGGCTAAGGTCGCTCGCAAGCACGCTGAAGACGGTCGCGTTGCTATCCGCAACATCCGCCGCGATGCAAACGATGCCATCAAGAAGGACAAGGAAATGCCCGAAGACGAAGCCAAGAAGCAGCAGGACGAAATCCAGAAGGCTACTGACAAGGCTATCGCAAAGATTGACGCTCTCCTTGCTGCCAAGGAAGCAGACATCCTCAAGGTGTAA
- the rplM gene encoding 50S ribosomal protein L13 → MKTITVNPKNVERKWKLVDAAEKPMGRVASEVARLLMGKHKAIFSPNVDTGDFVVVINAEKVAVTGNKNLKKEYFHHTGHIAGERWINFADLQAKHPTAPLEAAIWGMLPHSALGHKMIKKLKIYAGAEHPHAAQNPEVVDL, encoded by the coding sequence ATGAAGACCATTACGGTAAACCCGAAGAACGTCGAACGCAAGTGGAAGCTTGTGGACGCCGCCGAAAAGCCGATGGGCCGCGTAGCAAGCGAAGTTGCTCGCCTCCTCATGGGTAAGCATAAGGCCATCTTCTCCCCGAACGTCGACACTGGCGACTTCGTGGTTGTGATCAACGCTGAAAAGGTTGCAGTTACTGGCAACAAGAACCTGAAGAAGGAATACTTCCACCACACCGGTCACATCGCTGGTGAACGTTGGATCAACTTTGCCGATCTCCAGGCTAAGCACCCGACCGCTCCGCTGGAAGCTGCCATTTGGGGCATGCTGCCGCACAGCGCTCTCGGTCACAAGATGATCAAGAAACTCAAAATCTATGCTGGCGCCGAACATCCGCACGCTGCACAGAATCCCGAAGTCGTAGACTTGTAA
- a CDS encoding isoprenyl transferase, with translation MANQLRHVAIIMDGNGRWAKSRGMERFFGHRKGTESTIDAVEMGVNLKLEHMTLYVFSSENWGRPSKEVDYLMNLLIEMVVKEIPDLMEKNVKLTVIGNMDRIPEKPRASLQSAIDITANNTGMQLNLAISYGGRQEIVGAVKSIAAQVAAGSLSVDDIDETLFAKNLYLKGAPDPDLIIRTGGEFRLSNYLLWQAAYSEFYVTDTLWPDFTKDEFMQAVEFFNTRERRFGKVLHE, from the coding sequence GTGGCAAATCAGCTTAGACATGTAGCCATCATTATGGACGGCAATGGCCGCTGGGCCAAGAGCCGCGGCATGGAACGTTTCTTCGGTCATCGCAAGGGGACCGAGTCTACTATCGATGCCGTTGAAATGGGTGTGAACCTCAAACTGGAACACATGACTTTGTATGTCTTCAGTTCCGAAAACTGGGGTCGCCCCTCCAAGGAAGTGGATTATCTGATGAACCTTCTCATTGAGATGGTCGTTAAAGAAATCCCCGACCTGATGGAAAAGAACGTGAAGCTTACAGTCATTGGAAACATGGACCGTATTCCTGAGAAGCCTCGCGCGAGCTTGCAATCTGCAATTGATATTACTGCAAACAATACCGGCATGCAGTTGAACCTGGCTATCTCCTATGGTGGTCGTCAGGAAATCGTCGGTGCCGTAAAGTCCATTGCCGCCCAGGTTGCCGCAGGCTCCCTGTCCGTGGATGATATCGACGAAACCCTGTTTGCAAAAAATCTGTATCTGAAAGGCGCTCCCGACCCGGATCTGATTATCCGTACCGGTGGCGAATTCAGACTTTCCAATTATCTCCTCTGGCAGGCCGCCTATAGCGAATTCTACGTTACCGATACGCTCTGGCCCGACTTCACCAAGGATGAATTTATGCAAGCGGTCGAGTTCTTCAATACTCGCGAACGCCGCTTTGGGAAGGTTCTTCATGAGTAA
- a CDS encoding endo-1,4-beta-xylanase, with translation MNKIFSLVAAGLTAASISYAGPGIADGAAKFVGNITQSNTAPGANDEFTKLWNQATAENGCKWGSIEGTRGRYNWAGCDAAYDWAKNNGGHFKFHALLWGSQYPSWLESLSVDDTKKAITAWFDAVKAHYPDIEMIDVANEAIRTGNGQYHSNYTKTKIIQALGGDNNGDYQFLTTAFKMARERWPKAILIYNDYNTIQWNVDQGIDLINTIRKNGAPVDAYGLQAHDLMSTGGGYNGTGGGGNCLNYNTFKSTMEKIHSKTNNFPILISEYDVPSTDDNIQEQCYKEQFAYWMEDPNVAGITIWGYIYGRTWLDCNGQASGCSGLIKNGQDRKAMTWMRNYLKSNKGVNTTGLATGLVAEPEPQTPFGGKAATIPGKIEAENFDEPGIGAGNDSYYDTDSGNNACAENNPALASDCKSNYRKDASVDIKTSGSGYVIGWGATDEWLEYTVDVVEVGTYSLFVAASSGNGGSYKLSVKNSDGTFSDLTETIKVAAGANEDDYNSFAKNAVNVNFKKAGKQIVRFTIVEGYVDFDYMTFVAGADATDPEPISSSAVEAPASSDSKTPEVGDKESFVQNLKMEFETLQKFDVFDMQGSFMGRLNAYSFDQAINTVKESDVKFAKGVYYIRNKDTKQMTSFTIAQ, from the coding sequence ATGAATAAAATTTTCTCTCTCGTTGCCGCCGGTCTTACCGCTGCATCGATCTCCTATGCAGGCCCGGGTATTGCCGATGGCGCTGCAAAGTTCGTGGGTAACATTACCCAGTCTAACACCGCTCCCGGCGCTAACGACGAATTTACTAAGCTCTGGAACCAGGCCACTGCTGAAAACGGCTGTAAGTGGGGCTCCATCGAAGGTACCCGCGGCCGCTACAACTGGGCTGGCTGCGACGCCGCCTACGATTGGGCAAAGAATAACGGTGGCCACTTCAAGTTCCACGCTCTTCTCTGGGGGTCCCAGTATCCCAGTTGGCTCGAATCCCTGAGTGTTGACGATACCAAGAAAGCTATTACCGCATGGTTCGATGCTGTCAAGGCTCATTACCCCGATATCGAAATGATCGATGTTGCCAACGAAGCTATCCGTACCGGTAACGGCCAGTACCATTCCAACTATACCAAGACCAAGATTATTCAGGCTCTGGGTGGCGACAACAACGGCGATTACCAGTTCTTGACTACCGCTTTCAAGATGGCTCGCGAACGCTGGCCCAAGGCAATCCTGATCTATAACGACTATAACACCATCCAGTGGAATGTGGACCAGGGCATTGACCTGATCAATACCATCCGTAAGAATGGCGCACCTGTTGACGCATACGGCCTTCAGGCTCATGACTTGATGAGCACTGGTGGTGGCTACAACGGCACCGGTGGTGGTGGCAACTGCCTCAACTACAACACCTTTAAGTCCACTATGGAAAAAATCCATAGCAAGACAAACAACTTCCCGATTCTCATTTCTGAATACGACGTTCCTTCTACCGATGACAACATCCAGGAACAGTGCTATAAGGAACAGTTTGCATACTGGATGGAAGATCCCAATGTCGCAGGCATCACCATCTGGGGTTACATCTATGGTCGTACATGGCTCGACTGTAACGGTCAGGCAAGCGGTTGTTCCGGCTTGATCAAGAACGGCCAGGATCGTAAGGCCATGACCTGGATGAGAAACTACTTGAAGTCCAACAAGGGCGTGAACACCACTGGCCTTGCAACAGGTCTTGTGGCAGAACCGGAACCGCAGACTCCGTTTGGCGGCAAGGCTGCAACCATTCCTGGCAAGATCGAAGCTGAAAACTTTGATGAACCGGGTATTGGCGCAGGCAATGATTCCTACTACGATACCGACAGCGGCAACAACGCCTGCGCAGAAAACAATCCTGCACTGGCTTCCGACTGCAAGTCGAATTATCGTAAGGATGCTTCCGTTGATATCAAGACTTCTGGCTCTGGCTACGTAATCGGTTGGGGCGCAACTGACGAATGGCTGGAATACACCGTGGACGTTGTCGAAGTTGGTACATATTCCCTGTTCGTTGCAGCTTCTTCTGGTAACGGCGGCAGCTACAAGCTTTCTGTCAAGAATTCCGATGGTACTTTCTCTGACCTTACCGAAACCATCAAGGTCGCTGCAGGTGCCAATGAAGATGACTACAATAGCTTTGCAAAGAATGCTGTCAATGTGAATTTCAAGAAGGCTGGCAAGCAGATCGTTCGCTTCACCATCGTTGAAGGCTACGTAGACTTTGACTATATGACCTTCGTTGCTGGCGCCGACGCAACTGACCCGGAACCGATTTCTTCCTCTGCTGTAGAAGCTCCTGCCTCTAGTGATTCTAAGACTCCTGAAGTTGGCGACAAGGAAAGCTTCGTGCAGAACCTCAAGATGGAATTTGAAACCCTCCAGAAGTTCGACGTATTCGATATGCAGGGTTCCTTCATGGGCCGTCTCAATGCCTACAGCTTTGACCAGGCAATCAATACCGTCAAGGAAAGCGATGTCAAGTTTGCAAAGGGTGTCTACTATATCCGCAACAAGGATACCAAGCAGATGACTTCCTTCACCATCGCTCAGTAA
- the pyrH gene encoding UMP kinase, with amino-acid sequence MAKFKRVLLKLSGEALAGEKGHGIDNGILTEMASEIASVVKQGVQVALVIGGGNMIRGVSASAGGMNRAQGDAMGMLGTVMNGLAMQDALDKQGIDSVVMSAIRMEPICEFFDRRKAIKLLNAGSVVIFSAGTGNPFFTTDSCAALRAIESECDVIMKVTKVDGIYSADPMKDPTATRFDDITYQEVIARGLKVMDTAAVALCMEHNMPIFVFKMEKGCLTQAAVEGNLGTLVHC; translated from the coding sequence ATGGCAAAGTTTAAGCGAGTTTTGTTGAAGCTTAGTGGCGAAGCCCTCGCAGGCGAAAAGGGCCATGGCATCGACAACGGAATTTTGACAGAAATGGCAAGCGAAATTGCTTCTGTCGTTAAGCAGGGTGTTCAGGTCGCTCTCGTGATCGGTGGCGGCAATATGATCCGCGGCGTGTCCGCATCAGCCGGTGGCATGAACCGTGCCCAGGGCGATGCCATGGGCATGCTGGGTACCGTGATGAATGGACTGGCTATGCAGGACGCCCTTGATAAGCAGGGCATCGACAGTGTGGTCATGAGCGCCATCCGTATGGAACCCATCTGCGAATTTTTTGATCGCCGTAAGGCTATCAAACTTTTGAATGCTGGTTCCGTGGTGATCTTCTCCGCAGGAACCGGCAATCCCTTCTTCACTACCGACAGCTGCGCCGCTCTTCGCGCCATTGAAAGCGAGTGCGACGTGATCATGAAGGTGACCAAGGTGGACGGCATCTACTCCGCCGACCCCATGAAGGATCCTACTGCAACCCGCTTCGATGACATTACCTACCAGGAAGTTATCGCCCGCGGTCTTAAGGTGATGGACACTGCTGCAGTGGCCCTGTGCATGGAACACAATATGCCCATTTTCGTGTTCAAGATGGAAAAGGGCTGCTTGACTCAGGCCGCCGTTGAAGGTAATTTAGGTACACTGGTTCATTGTTAA
- a CDS encoding phosphatidate cytidylyltransferase has product MSNLAQRLITAVIAIPLVFFLLWFNDFSRVGLMCFLAGVGAWEWAGMATKMYKGPNVRYLSFASSLALTLAWALSKGGYFGLSAVPYVVGMTAMVIFAVYIGVAYAKVEIENLFPWLVMQLAAPLYVGLWGGMNVLMMGNGQGFEHCYGFILVMTSVWLCDTVAYFFGKFAAGKGPFGRHLFAPSISPKKTWEGSIAGSVATIAWVAYWANCSSALGAFNVNMDWCKAIILGVMVTVAGQAGDLLMSALKRWSGTKDSGNLFVGHGGVLDRCDSFFLAAPMLWLLLDFMKNLA; this is encoded by the coding sequence ATGAGTAATTTGGCTCAACGTCTGATTACCGCGGTGATTGCAATCCCGCTGGTATTTTTCCTTTTGTGGTTTAACGATTTTTCCCGTGTCGGCCTGATGTGCTTCCTGGCCGGTGTTGGCGCCTGGGAATGGGCTGGCATGGCCACCAAGATGTACAAGGGACCTAACGTACGTTATCTCTCCTTTGCTTCTAGCCTTGCGTTGACTCTTGCCTGGGCTCTTTCCAAGGGTGGGTACTTTGGTCTTTCTGCCGTGCCCTATGTGGTGGGCATGACCGCCATGGTCATCTTTGCCGTCTACATCGGTGTGGCTTACGCCAAGGTTGAAATTGAAAACCTCTTCCCCTGGCTGGTAATGCAGCTGGCCGCACCTCTGTATGTGGGCCTCTGGGGTGGTATGAATGTCTTGATGATGGGCAATGGCCAGGGCTTTGAACATTGCTATGGATTTATCCTGGTCATGACCAGCGTGTGGCTCTGCGATACTGTCGCTTACTTCTTTGGAAAGTTTGCTGCAGGCAAGGGCCCCTTCGGTCGTCATCTCTTTGCTCCCAGCATCAGCCCCAAGAAAACCTGGGAAGGTTCCATTGCGGGTTCTGTTGCAACCATTGCATGGGTGGCCTACTGGGCAAACTGCAGTTCCGCCCTTGGCGCCTTCAATGTAAACATGGATTGGTGCAAGGCCATTATTCTTGGCGTCATGGTGACCGTGGCTGGTCAGGCTGGCGATCTTCTCATGAGTGCTCTCAAGCGCTGGAGCGGTACCAAGGATTCCGGCAACTTGTTTGTGGGGCATGGCGGAGTCCTGGATCGCTGCGATTCCTTCTTCCTGGCAGCGCCGATGCTCTGGCTGTTGCTTGATTTCATGAAGAATCTTGCTTAA
- the rpsI gene encoding 30S ribosomal protein S9 has protein sequence MATAKNKKIYRGTGRRKNAIAAVILKPGTGKRTINGRDFKDYFHSEVQNMIANLPFAILGNAEEWDVEVTARGGGIAGQMGAVRLGISRALVANDAECKPALKKEGLMTRDSRAVERKKFGRKKARKHFQFSKR, from the coding sequence ATCGCTACCGCAAAGAATAAGAAGATCTACCGCGGCACTGGCCGTCGCAAGAACGCTATCGCCGCTGTGATTTTGAAGCCGGGTACCGGCAAGCGCACCATCAATGGTCGTGATTTTAAGGATTACTTCCATTCTGAAGTGCAGAACATGATTGCAAATCTTCCGTTCGCCATCCTCGGCAACGCTGAAGAATGGGACGTCGAAGTTACCGCTCGTGGCGGTGGCATCGCTGGCCAGATGGGCGCTGTCCGTCTCGGCATCTCCCGCGCACTGGTTGCTAACGACGCAGAATGCAAGCCTGCCCTCAAGAAGGAAGGCCTCATGACTCGCGACTCTCGTGCTGTTGAACGTAAGAAGTTCGGCCGCAAGAAGGCTCGTAAGCACTTCCAGTTCTCCAAGCGCTAA
- a CDS encoding cellulase family glycosylhydrolase translates to MKKYITIAIAGLAAATISHAALADGGAKFLGNITTKGEIRSDMGTYWNQITAENGCKWGSIHSLDAQGKSQFAWDNYDKCEGAYNWAKEKPGERFFKFHALVWGSQYPSFLCKAKNSSITVEKTKQYITEWFDAVAAKFPDLEYIDVVNEAIWSGNNYHSGYKLPATGAEGVSTDDAACGGSYIIEALGGDDVVNGKHQYNFITTAFKMARERWPKAVLIYNDYNTLHWQKDEGIELVQTILKNGAPVDAYGQQAHDAGDFPDAESFKNVLTEVYNGVKIPLFITEYDIGEADDNKQKNIIANQIPFLWETEWIAGITIWGYINGSTWRQNTGIMNSDGSDRASMKWLKEYFAANLDKGQNTTGMGGGVPVDPVAQQPFHEVAMTVPGKVEVEDFDISGKGKDPETGASNASYSDKSSENAGKSTYRSNDAPSVDLYDEGTGVVLGMTQAGEYLEYTLDFAEGDYEVVVNASSGNATSAFQLYIDDKKVGDEVKMEQTGEGDWSNYVDVAVKIGKVSAGKHVFKLEITGDYVNIDYFNFKADGVDAVLARPAMKKVRADYDVFDMQGVFVGRLSAYSIGEAVSIVKNSKTIKANGIFHVRAVKSNVSRTVRITR, encoded by the coding sequence ATGAAAAAGTACATCACTATTGCAATTGCTGGCCTTGCGGCAGCTACCATTTCCCATGCAGCCCTTGCCGATGGCGGTGCCAAGTTTCTTGGCAATATCACCACTAAAGGCGAAATTCGCAGTGACATGGGTACCTACTGGAATCAGATTACGGCTGAAAACGGCTGTAAGTGGGGCTCTATCCATTCTCTTGACGCACAAGGGAAAAGTCAGTTTGCGTGGGATAACTACGACAAGTGTGAAGGAGCCTATAATTGGGCCAAGGAAAAACCGGGTGAACGTTTCTTCAAGTTCCATGCCCTGGTTTGGGGTTCCCAGTATCCCAGCTTCCTTTGCAAGGCCAAGAACTCCAGCATCACCGTAGAAAAGACCAAGCAGTACATCACTGAATGGTTCGATGCTGTTGCTGCCAAGTTCCCGGACCTGGAATATATCGATGTGGTGAACGAAGCTATTTGGTCTGGTAACAATTATCATTCCGGCTATAAGCTCCCTGCTACGGGCGCCGAAGGCGTCAGCACCGACGATGCTGCTTGCGGTGGCTCCTATATTATCGAAGCTCTTGGTGGTGATGATGTTGTCAATGGCAAGCATCAGTATAACTTCATTACAACGGCCTTCAAGATGGCCCGTGAACGTTGGCCCAAGGCTGTTCTGATTTACAATGACTACAACACCTTGCATTGGCAGAAGGATGAAGGTATTGAACTGGTGCAGACCATTCTTAAGAATGGTGCTCCTGTAGATGCCTATGGTCAGCAGGCTCACGATGCCGGCGACTTCCCCGATGCAGAAAGCTTCAAGAACGTTCTGACCGAAGTTTACAATGGTGTTAAGATTCCTCTGTTCATCACCGAATATGACATCGGTGAGGCTGATGATAACAAACAGAAAAACATTATTGCAAACCAGATTCCTTTCCTGTGGGAAACCGAATGGATTGCCGGCATTACCATCTGGGGTTACATCAATGGTTCTACCTGGCGTCAGAATACTGGTATCATGAATTCCGACGGATCGGATCGTGCATCCATGAAGTGGCTCAAGGAATACTTTGCCGCAAATCTGGACAAGGGCCAGAACACCACCGGAATGGGTGGCGGAGTGCCTGTGGACCCCGTGGCCCAGCAGCCGTTCCATGAAGTTGCCATGACCGTGCCTGGCAAGGTGGAAGTGGAAGACTTCGACATTTCCGGCAAGGGCAAGGATCCGGAGACTGGCGCAAGCAACGCTTCCTACTCAGACAAGTCTTCCGAAAACGCAGGCAAGTCCACCTACCGTAGCAATGACGCCCCCTCTGTAGACCTTTACGACGAAGGTACCGGCGTTGTTCTTGGCATGACCCAGGCCGGTGAATACCTGGAATACACCCTGGACTTTGCTGAAGGCGACTATGAAGTGGTTGTAAACGCTTCTTCCGGTAACGCCACCTCCGCTTTCCAGCTCTACATCGACGACAAGAAAGTCGGTGATGAAGTGAAGATGGAACAGACCGGCGAGGGCGACTGGAGTAACTACGTTGACGTCGCTGTGAAAATCGGCAAGGTTTCTGCAGGCAAGCATGTGTTCAAGCTGGAAATTACCGGCGACTACGTGAACATCGACTACTTCAATTTCAAGGCGGATGGCGTCGATGCCGTGCTTGCTAGACCGGCGATGAAAAAGGTCCGTGCCGATTACGATGTATTCGACATGCAGGGCGTTTTCGTTGGCCGCCTCAGCGCCTACTCCATCGGTGAGGCCGTGTCTATCGTAAAGAACAGCAAGACTATCAAGGCGAACGGCATTTTCCACGTTCGTGCAGTAAAGTCTAACGTTTCCCGGACGGTTCGTATTACCAGGTAG
- a CDS encoding PHB depolymerase family esterase, with translation MHIHKMDLGSVARKGALGLFFSSLASMAFAWSIDGYVVNESEARLPGVSISSFNVAGVSAVTNAEGEFRLSSDGQTGIADFGLKEAKLAVRYQGSVLNISNKSGTNFKVSLMDALGKMAFQQEFNAPNAQIDLQKFSNQKMMILKVSSNGTSSNYVLNKDGARQVLKKDGETLPTLTFTLDGYGLTYHEMTSDEETGVKIVLKKAGPIPTSSAGVVPPASSSSNVTPVVSSSSAAVDVKPSKVLAPGNYDRTIGSRKYIIHVPSTYKGDKPVPLIVDYHPIGGNADQWAGSKTYESETQADQVIIIYPDGEASAGGFMGHAWNVGPCCNDADDVTFSRKFIEEAKKEVYIDSKRIYAVGFSMGGGMSNYAACKMADIYAAVAPASMDLSEEVVKNGMNGGCKPSRPIPVLNFRGTRDNVVSYNGGYSSVVPGKPITFLGAENNFKEWASMNQCTGSPKGSTPENGCQMYENCASGVKVGLCIDKLGGTCTGNGHEAGCARIGWAFLKQFTMP, from the coding sequence ATGCATATCCACAAGATGGATTTAGGCAGTGTAGCCCGAAAGGGCGCACTGGGTTTGTTTTTTAGCTCTCTGGCAAGCATGGCCTTTGCCTGGAGCATTGACGGTTACGTCGTCAACGAAAGCGAAGCACGTCTGCCGGGGGTATCAATATCCTCCTTTAACGTGGCAGGGGTGTCCGCAGTCACCAACGCGGAAGGGGAATTCAGACTTTCCAGCGACGGGCAGACGGGAATTGCGGACTTCGGCCTCAAGGAGGCCAAGCTTGCCGTGCGTTATCAGGGTTCTGTACTGAATATCTCAAACAAAAGTGGCACAAATTTCAAGGTTTCCCTAATGGACGCCCTGGGAAAGATGGCCTTCCAGCAGGAATTTAACGCCCCGAACGCCCAAATAGACCTGCAGAAGTTCTCCAACCAGAAAATGATGATCCTAAAGGTTTCCTCCAATGGAACCAGCAGCAATTATGTGCTGAACAAGGATGGCGCAAGGCAGGTTCTGAAAAAGGACGGCGAAACCTTGCCTACCCTTACCTTTACCTTGGACGGATACGGCCTGACTTATCACGAAATGACATCGGATGAAGAAACCGGCGTGAAGATCGTACTGAAAAAGGCGGGCCCCATCCCCACCTCCAGCGCCGGGGTTGTCCCGCCTGCTTCCAGCTCCAGCAATGTTACCCCGGTCGTATCGTCAAGCAGCGCCGCTGTAGACGTGAAGCCCTCCAAGGTGCTCGCCCCGGGAAATTACGACAGGACGATCGGTTCACGCAAATACATTATTCACGTTCCCAGCACTTACAAGGGCGACAAGCCGGTTCCCTTGATTGTGGACTACCACCCCATTGGCGGAAACGCAGACCAGTGGGCAGGAAGCAAGACTTATGAAAGCGAAACCCAGGCAGACCAGGTAATCATCATCTACCCCGACGGTGAAGCAAGCGCCGGCGGATTCATGGGACATGCCTGGAACGTCGGCCCCTGCTGCAACGATGCAGACGATGTCACCTTCAGCCGCAAGTTTATTGAGGAAGCCAAGAAGGAAGTCTATATCGACTCCAAGCGCATTTACGCCGTGGGCTTCTCCATGGGCGGCGGCATGTCCAACTATGCAGCCTGCAAGATGGCCGATATTTACGCCGCAGTGGCCCCCGCCTCCATGGACCTTTCCGAAGAAGTCGTCAAGAACGGCATGAACGGAGGTTGCAAGCCTAGCCGTCCCATTCCCGTGCTGAACTTCCGCGGAACAAGAGACAATGTCGTAAGCTACAATGGCGGCTACTCCAGCGTAGTACCGGGCAAGCCCATCACCTTCCTTGGCGCCGAAAACAACTTTAAGGAATGGGCCTCCATGAACCAGTGCACCGGTTCCCCAAAGGGCTCCACTCCCGAAAACGGCTGCCAGATGTACGAGAACTGCGCCAGTGGCGTAAAGGTGGGACTCTGTATAGACAAGCTAGGAGGAACCTGCACTGGCAACGGTCACGAAGCAGGCTGCGCCCGCATCGGCTGGGCCTTCCTGAAGCAATTCACCATGCCGTAA
- the rpsB gene encoding 30S ribosomal protein S2, whose product MANLPSVEDLLAAGSHFGHQTQRWNPKMKPYILAEKNGIYVLNLSKTRDLLEAAAAAAKKISESGKTVLFVGTKPTARQCVLDAAGSCNQFSVTNRWLGGMLTNFQTVRKSIKKIDKIDTMEQDGTFQVLSKKEVLDKTRERAKLLDVFGGIREMVNLPGLMVVTDLAHEKIAVAEARRLHIPIIGICDTNVDPTLVDFPIPANDDAVKSIKLIVDYIAANVAKRSVDKKDKEEAKKFDNGEDK is encoded by the coding sequence ATGGCAAATCTGCCTTCTGTTGAAGACCTGCTCGCTGCAGGTTCCCACTTTGGCCACCAGACTCAGCGTTGGAATCCGAAGATGAAGCCCTACATCTTGGCTGAAAAGAACGGCATCTACGTTCTCAACCTGTCCAAGACCCGCGACCTCCTCGAAGCCGCTGCTGCAGCTGCTAAGAAGATTTCTGAATCTGGCAAGACCGTGCTCTTCGTTGGTACCAAGCCGACTGCTCGTCAGTGCGTGCTGGATGCTGCTGGTTCCTGCAACCAGTTCTCCGTTACCAACCGCTGGCTCGGTGGTATGCTGACCAACTTCCAGACCGTTCGTAAGTCCATCAAGAAGATCGACAAGATCGACACCATGGAACAGGATGGTACTTTCCAGGTTCTTTCCAAGAAGGAAGTTCTGGACAAGACCCGCGAACGCGCTAAGCTCCTGGACGTCTTCGGTGGCATCCGCGAAATGGTGAACCTTCCTGGCCTCATGGTCGTGACCGACCTCGCTCACGAAAAGATCGCCGTTGCAGAAGCTCGCCGTCTTCACATTCCTATCATCGGCATTTGCGATACCAACGTTGACCCGACTCTCGTCGACTTCCCGATTCCGGCAAACGACGACGCAGTGAAGTCCATCAAGCTCATCGTTGACTACATCGCTGCTAACGTTGCAAAGCGTTCTGTCGATAAGAAGGACAAGGAAGAAGCTAAGAAGTTTGACAACGGTGAGGACAAGTAA
- the tsf gene encoding translation elongation factor Ts, giving the protein MATITASLVNELRQKTGVGMMQCKKALTETDGDLDKAVELLRKQGAAVAAKRADKAAKEGRIYLIETADKAAAFELSCETEPVSNNDDFVALANLAVKAVETQAISSVEDLKNAVVDGKKVNDILQDVLVKIQENIDFRKFAEIKKSANSVFGVYSHMKGKIGVITELAYEGSADEAALKAAAKDIAMQAAAFAPVALNDAAVPAETIEKEREIARAQIEAQAQATGKATKPEFVERQLEGRVAKVLKEIVLEDQEFFMSEKNPKKLNVKDYLQEVVAKQLGLSSLKVVNFIRFERGN; this is encoded by the coding sequence ATGGCAACTATTACCGCCTCTCTCGTTAACGAACTCCGCCAGAAGACTGGCGTGGGCATGATGCAGTGCAAGAAGGCCCTCACCGAAACTGACGGCGATCTGGACAAGGCTGTTGAACTCCTCCGTAAGCAGGGTGCTGCTGTTGCTGCAAAGCGCGCAGACAAGGCTGCCAAGGAAGGCCGCATCTACCTCATCGAAACTGCTGACAAGGCTGCTGCATTCGAACTGTCTTGCGAAACCGAACCGGTTTCTAACAACGACGACTTCGTTGCTCTCGCTAACCTCGCTGTCAAGGCTGTCGAAACTCAGGCTATCTCCTCTGTGGAAGACCTGAAGAACGCTGTCGTCGATGGCAAGAAGGTGAACGACATCCTCCAGGACGTTCTCGTTAAGATCCAGGAAAACATCGACTTCCGCAAGTTCGCAGAAATCAAGAAGTCTGCAAACTCCGTCTTCGGTGTCTACAGCCACATGAAGGGCAAGATCGGCGTTATTACCGAACTCGCTTATGAAGGCTCTGCCGACGAAGCCGCTCTCAAGGCTGCTGCTAAGGACATCGCTATGCAGGCCGCTGCTTTCGCTCCGGTTGCATTGAACGACGCTGCAGTTCCTGCTGAAACTATCGAAAAGGAACGCGAAATCGCTCGCGCCCAGATCGAAGCTCAGGCTCAGGCAACTGGTAAGGCTACCAAGCCGGAATTCGTTGAACGTCAGCTTGAAGGCCGCGTTGCTAAGGTCCTCAAGGAAATCGTTCTCGAAGACCAGGAATTCTTCATGTCTGAAAAGAACCCCAAGAAGCTCAATGTCAAGGACTACCTCCAGGAAGTCGTTGCAAAGCAGCTTGGCCTCTCTTCCCTGAAGGTCGTAAACTTCATCCGCTTCGAACGCGGTAACTAA